The Arctopsyche grandis isolate Sample6627 chromosome 10, ASM5162203v2, whole genome shotgun sequence genome window below encodes:
- the LOC143918065 gene encoding uncharacterized protein LOC143918065 codes for MKVFILLFATAICAVVQGVVIPEKLKICGRNELNKCLRSSISLSLKNMADGIPELNIPSLDPYELSDTVLDYKQDKFVAKFATKNIKAHGLSSSKIHSARINFVDDQMLLEIDVTNPRIFVEGSYRGDVGFEPTLYTTENAFNNTMTDLKWTWKIEGKVENIKGENYVRITKFDMSPKVGNMVFLQPNVFGDNPTLNMLAQDFISAYWRTIYTELLPIVKPVWNKIGASISNKIFLNIPLNEIFPNN; via the exons AtgaaagtatttattttactatttgcAACTGCCATTTGCGCCGTGGTGCAAGGAGTCGTCATTC CTGAAAAGTTGAAGATATGTGGTCGAAATGAGCTGAACAAGTGCCTGAGAAGTAGCATATCTTTGTCGTTGAAAAATATGGCGGACGGTATACCAGAATTGAACATCCCATCTTTAGATCCTTACGAGTTATCCGACACCGTATTGGACTACAAACAAGACaag ttcgtCGCCAAATTTgcaactaaaaatataaaagcgcACGGCCTCTCGTCTTCTAAAATTCACAGTGCtag AATAAACTTCGTTGATGACCAAATGCTGTTAGAAATAGACGTAACAAATCCTCGCATTTTCGTTGAAGGATCATATCGTGGAGATGTCGGATTTGAACCAACACTCTACACAACCGAAAATGCATTCAACAATACGATGA CCGATTTGAAATGGACTTGGAAAATCGAAGGTAAAGTTGAGAATATCAAAGGTGAAAATTACGTTCGTATAACGAAATTTGACATGAGCCCCAAGGTTGGCAATATGGTATTCCTTCAACCAAATGTCTTTGGAGACAATCCTACTCTCA atatgttgGCCCAAGATTTTATTTCTGCATATTGGAGGACTATTTATACGGAACTTTTGCCGATTGTTAAACCAGTCTGGAATAAAATTGGAGCTTCCATAAGCAACaagatatttttgaatattcccCTCAATGAGATTTTTccaaataactaa
- the LOC143917733 gene encoding circadian clock-controlled protein daywake-like — protein sequence MFWMSPECGFLECIYPVTFKLLLYDVQLKFKPQELRVSNKTYFKPEKMRVLLLVIAICAAVQGAIIPKHLKICGQNDVNKEKCLKKSVSSIVKSLANGIPELNLPPLDPYELEENVVEYRQKQFIAKFSIKNIKAYGFSSSKVRDVRLNFIDDQILLEIDLANPRIFVEGSYRADVGFEPTLYTTENAFNNTMTDLKWTWKMTGTVENTNGENYVRITKFFMSPKVGNMVFIQPDVFADNPMLNKLTQDFISIYWKDIYEQLLPVFQPIWNEIGISICNKIFLNAPLKEIFPSN from the exons ATGTTTTGGATGTCTCCAGAGTGCGGCTTtcttgagtgcatttatccgGTTACCTTTAAG TTGCTTTTATATGATGTGCAGCTCAAATTCAAACCACAAGAATTGCGTGTTTCGAACAAGACGTATTTCAAACCTGAGAAAATGAGAGTGTTGTTATTAGTGATTGCCATCTGTGCTGCAGTGCAAGGAGCCATCATTC CCAAACATTTGAAGATTTGTGGCCAAAATGATGTGAACAAAGAAAAGTGTTTAAAGAAAAGCGTATCTTCAATTGTGAAAAGTTTAGCAAATGGTATACCAGAATTGAATCTCCCGCCTTTAGATCCTTATGAACTCGAAGAAAACGTGGTGGAATACAGACAAAAAcag TTCATCGccaaattttctattaaaaacataaaagcATACGGCTTCTCGTCTTCAAAAGTCCGTGACGTTag ATTGAACTTCATTGACGACCAAATACTGCTAGAAATAGACTTGGCAAATCCTCGTATTTTCGTTGAAGGATCATATCGTGCAGATGTCGGATTTGAACCGACACTATACACAACTGAAAATGCATTCAACAATACGATGA CCGACTTGAAATGGACTTGGAAAATGACAGGTACAGTCGAAAATACTAATGGCGAAAATTACGTTCGTATAACGAAATTTTTCATGAGCCCCAAGGTTGGAAATATGGTGTTCATTCAACCAGATGTCTTTGCAGATAATCCAATGCTGA ATAAACTAACCCAGGACtttatttctatatattggAAGGACATCTATGAACAATTATTGCCTGTATTTCAAccaatttggaatgaaattgGAATCTCCatatgcaataaaatatttttgaatgctCCCCTCAAAGAGATTTTTCCAAGTAACTGA
- the LOC143918359 gene encoding putative beta-carotene-binding protein, which translates to MRVIPFLLIGACAIVQCVVIHDKLKICNRDDPELNDCIKDAMQFALKELASGLPELGIQSLDPHVEKEMKIEYKRNQITAKAFLKDITAHGLSNAIVHNVRANLQDDFMEIEADMSNKGIVVEGYFRGEGRLNAIVFNTKGFYNNTMSDLTWTWKISAEPEVKNGKTYMRVKKFFMRPEVGGMIVNLPVIFEDNPQLNKIAKDFAQNYWRLIYHELLPVIEQTWDKIGRKVCNKIFLKVPYDEIFPTSA; encoded by the exons ATGAGAGTTATACCATTTCTGCTGATCGGTGCTTGCGCAATCGTTCAATGTGTCGTAATCC ATGACAAGCTTAAAATATGCAACAGAGACGACCCAGAATTGAACGATTGTATCAAAGACGCGATGCAGTTCGCTTTGAAGGAATTGGCTAGTGGATTGCCAGAACTTGGAATCCAATCTTTGGATCCGCATGTCGAAAAAGAGATGAAAATCGAATATAAACGCAATCAG attaCAGCGAAGGCTTTCTTGAAAGATATTACAGCGCACGGTTTGTCAAACGCTATAGTGCACAATGTAAG agCTAATTTGCAAGACGATTTTATGGAAATAGAAGCTGATATGTCGAATAAAGGAATAGTAGTAGAAGGTTATTTTCGCGGAGAAGGCCGTCTCAATGCCATCGTATTCAACACGAAAGGCTTCTATAATAACACGATGT ccGATTTGACGTGGACGTGGAAAATATCTGCCGAGCCAGAAGTCAAGAACGGAAAAACTTACATGCGGGTGAAAAAGTTTTTCATGAGACCGGAAGTCGGAGGAATGATAGTCAATTTGCCTGTTATCTTCGAAGACAATCCTCAGCTGA ATAAAATTGCCAAAGATTTCGCTCAAAACTATTGGAGATTAATCTACCATGAGCTCTTGCCAGTCATCGAGCAAACTTGGGATAAAATAGGAAGAAAAGTttgtaataaaatctttttgaaAGTACCATATGATGAAATATTCCCTACTTCAGCATAA